A genomic segment from Streptomyces sp. NBC_01233 encodes:
- a CDS encoding class F sortase: protein MGGEFGGARGPDRQPWSPPGERPGSSARAPARAVRTPTARHGGLVALAACIGIWLVTSGSREPVGPLLPSPAEALTAAGVVGPGIAPLPGSPPGRIRIPSIRVDAPLTGLGLERDGSLEVPPPDRRDLAGWYREGTTPGATGTAVIAGHVDDAAGPGVFYHLGALRRGAAIEIPRADGRTAVFTIHAVEVYDAQAFPDTRVYGPSARAELRVITCGGGFSPRTGYRGNVVVFAHLTGTY, encoded by the coding sequence ATGGGTGGCGAATTCGGTGGCGCCCGGGGCCCCGACCGGCAGCCCTGGTCCCCGCCCGGCGAGCGCCCCGGATCAAGTGCGCGGGCCCCCGCCCGGGCCGTCCGCACCCCGACCGCCCGCCACGGGGGACTCGTCGCGCTCGCCGCCTGCATCGGCATCTGGCTCGTCACCAGCGGTTCCCGGGAGCCGGTCGGGCCGCTGCTGCCCTCCCCCGCCGAGGCCCTGACCGCCGCCGGAGTCGTGGGCCCGGGCATCGCCCCGCTCCCCGGCTCCCCGCCCGGCCGGATCCGGATCCCCTCCATCCGGGTCGACGCCCCGCTCACCGGACTGGGCCTGGAGCGGGACGGCAGCCTCGAAGTCCCGCCGCCCGACCGCCGCGACCTGGCCGGCTGGTACCGCGAGGGAACCACCCCGGGCGCCACCGGCACGGCCGTCATCGCCGGGCACGTGGACGACGCCGCCGGGCCGGGGGTCTTCTACCACCTGGGCGCGCTGCGCCGGGGGGCCGCGATCGAGATCCCGCGCGCGGACGGCCGTACGGCCGTGTTCACGATCCACGCCGTCGAGGTCTACGACGCCCAGGCCTTCCCCGACACCCGCGTGTACGGCCCTTCGGCACGGGCCGAGCTGCGGGTGATCACCTGCGGCGGCGGCTTCTCGCCGCGCACGGGCTACCGCGGCAACGTGGTCGTCTTCGCGCACCTCACCGGGACGTACTGA
- the nirB gene encoding nitrite reductase large subunit NirB encodes MTEPLPTIVLIGHGMVGQRYLEALAERGVTATHRITVLCEEPRPAYDRVHLTSYFSGSTAEDLSMTPAGFMEEHGIALHLDDPAEHIDRAARTVTSRSGQVFPYDVLVLATGSYPFVPPVPGKDAPGCFVYRTIEDLLAIEEYAKTRTSGAVVGGGLLGLEAAGALQGLGLTTRIVEFAPRLMPVQVDEGGGAALLRTIESMGLTVHTGVGTQEVVTGEDGSVSGMRLSDGSTVDTDLVVFSAGVRPRDQLARDAGLDVGERGGIAVDARCRTSDPHVYAIGECALAVDGRVYGLVAPGYEMAETAADDLLGREKEFTGADLSTKLKLLGVDVASFGDAHGHAPGSLDVVWSDSRSGVYKKLVVSPDGVLLGGVLVGDADSYGLLRPLTGSVPPVAPEQLVLPAGVGAPVALGPSSLPDHAVICSCHNVTKKAIAACATLAEVKKCTKAGTGCGSCVKVIGQLLPAAADKGLCGCFPYTRSELYEIVRTRRLTSYEQLLDGHGRPEARGGDGCEVCKPTVGSIIASLAPTLGASGYVLDGEQAALQDTNDHFLANMQRNGSYSVVPRIPGGEITPDKLIVIGEVARDFGLYTKITGGQRIDLFGASVDQLPRIWARLVDAGFESGHAYGKALRTVKSCVGQTWCRYGVQDSVRMAIDLELRYRGLRAPHKLKSAVSGCARECAEAQSKDFGVIATASGWNLYVGGNGGATPRHADLLAQDLSDAELVRLIDRFLMFYIRTADRLERTSTWLERLEGGLAHLRDVVVHDSLGLCAELESLMADHVAHYRDEWAETLQDPERLRRFVSFVNAPGAPDPTVKFVPERDQVKPDLAVLTIGGAVR; translated from the coding sequence ATGACCGAGCCCCTGCCCACGATCGTGCTCATCGGGCACGGCATGGTCGGCCAGCGCTACCTCGAAGCGCTCGCCGAGCGCGGGGTCACCGCCACGCACCGGATCACCGTGCTCTGCGAGGAGCCCCGGCCCGCCTACGACCGCGTGCACTTGACCTCGTACTTCTCCGGCAGCACCGCCGAGGACCTCTCCATGACCCCCGCCGGGTTCATGGAGGAGCACGGCATCGCCCTGCACCTCGACGACCCCGCCGAGCACATCGACCGGGCCGCCCGCACCGTCACCTCCCGCTCCGGGCAGGTGTTCCCGTACGACGTGCTGGTCCTGGCCACCGGCAGCTATCCCTTCGTGCCGCCCGTCCCCGGCAAGGACGCCCCCGGCTGCTTCGTCTACCGCACGATCGAGGACCTCCTCGCGATCGAGGAGTACGCGAAGACCCGGACCAGCGGCGCGGTCGTCGGCGGCGGGCTGCTCGGACTGGAGGCCGCAGGCGCCCTGCAGGGACTCGGCCTCACCACCCGCATCGTCGAGTTCGCCCCGCGGCTGATGCCCGTCCAGGTCGACGAGGGCGGCGGCGCCGCCCTGCTGCGCACCATCGAGTCCATGGGCCTGACCGTCCACACCGGGGTCGGCACCCAGGAGGTGGTGACCGGCGAGGACGGCTCCGTCAGCGGCATGCGGCTGTCCGACGGCTCCACCGTCGACACCGACCTCGTCGTCTTCTCCGCGGGGGTCCGCCCCCGCGACCAGCTGGCCCGTGACGCGGGGCTGGACGTCGGCGAGCGCGGCGGCATCGCGGTCGACGCCCGCTGCCGCACCTCCGACCCGCACGTCTACGCCATCGGCGAGTGCGCCCTCGCCGTCGACGGCCGGGTCTACGGCCTGGTCGCCCCCGGTTACGAGATGGCCGAGACCGCCGCCGACGATCTGCTGGGACGGGAGAAGGAGTTCACCGGGGCCGACCTCTCCACCAAGCTCAAGCTGCTCGGCGTGGACGTGGCCTCCTTCGGCGACGCCCACGGCCACGCCCCCGGCAGCCTCGACGTCGTCTGGTCGGACTCCCGGTCCGGCGTCTACAAGAAGCTGGTCGTCTCCCCCGACGGAGTCCTCCTCGGCGGGGTCCTGGTCGGCGACGCGGACTCGTACGGGCTGCTGCGCCCGCTCACCGGCAGCGTGCCGCCGGTCGCCCCCGAGCAGCTGGTGCTGCCCGCCGGGGTCGGCGCGCCCGTCGCGCTCGGCCCGTCCTCCCTCCCCGACCACGCCGTGATCTGCTCCTGCCACAACGTCACGAAGAAGGCCATCGCCGCCTGCGCCACCCTCGCCGAGGTCAAGAAGTGCACCAAGGCGGGCACCGGCTGCGGAAGTTGCGTCAAGGTGATCGGCCAGCTGCTGCCGGCCGCCGCCGACAAGGGGCTCTGCGGCTGCTTCCCGTACACCCGCTCCGAGCTGTACGAGATCGTCCGCACCCGGCGGCTCACCTCGTACGAGCAGCTCCTCGACGGCCACGGCCGCCCGGAGGCCCGCGGCGGCGACGGCTGCGAGGTCTGCAAGCCCACCGTCGGCTCGATCATCGCCTCGCTCGCCCCGACCCTCGGCGCCAGCGGCTACGTCCTGGACGGGGAGCAGGCCGCCCTCCAGGACACCAACGACCACTTCCTGGCGAACATGCAGCGCAACGGCTCGTACTCGGTCGTCCCGCGCATCCCCGGCGGTGAGATCACCCCCGACAAGCTGATCGTGATCGGCGAGGTGGCCCGCGACTTCGGCCTCTACACGAAGATCACCGGCGGTCAGCGGATCGACCTCTTCGGGGCGAGCGTGGACCAGCTCCCGCGGATCTGGGCGCGGCTCGTCGACGCCGGGTTCGAGTCCGGGCACGCGTACGGGAAGGCCCTGCGGACGGTGAAGTCCTGCGTGGGGCAGACCTGGTGCCGCTACGGGGTCCAGGACAGCGTCAGGATGGCCATCGACCTGGAGCTGCGCTACCGCGGACTGCGCGCCCCGCACAAGCTCAAGTCGGCCGTGTCCGGCTGCGCCCGCGAGTGCGCGGAGGCGCAGAGCAAGGACTTCGGGGTCATCGCGACGGCGAGCGGCTGGAACCTCTACGTGGGCGGGAACGGCGGGGCCACCCCGCGCCACGCCGACCTCCTGGCCCAGGACCTGTCGGACGCGGAACTGGTCCGGCTGATCGACCGGTTCCTGATGTTCTACATCCGCACCGCCGACCGGCTGGAGCGGACCTCCACCTGGCTGGAGCGGCTGGAGGGCGGCCTGGCGCACCTGCGGGACGTCGTCGTGCACGACTCGCTCGGGCTGTGCGCGGAGCTGGAGTCCCTGATGGCCGACCACGTGGCGCACTACCGGGACGAGTGGGCCGAGACGCTCCAGGACCCGGAGCGGCTGCGCCGGTTCGTGTCCTTCGTGAACGCGCCCGGCGCCCCCGACCCCACCGTGAAGTTCGTCCCCGAGCGCGACCAGGTCAAGCCCGACCTGGCCGTCCTGACCATAGGAGGTGCCGTCCGATGA
- the nirD gene encoding nitrite reductase small subunit NirD: protein MTVELQVAQGWLTVCELSSLIPGRGVAALLPDGSQAAVFVDRAGRPYAIGNQDPFTGAHVLSRGLVGAVAGRPFVASPLLKQRFDLESGRCLDDEEVAVRTYPVRTAATS from the coding sequence ATGACCGTGGAACTGCAAGTGGCGCAGGGCTGGCTGACGGTGTGCGAGCTGTCCTCGCTGATCCCCGGGCGCGGGGTGGCGGCCCTGCTGCCCGACGGGAGCCAGGCCGCGGTGTTCGTCGACCGCGCGGGGCGCCCGTACGCCATCGGCAACCAGGACCCCTTCACCGGGGCGCACGTGCTCTCGCGGGGGCTGGTGGGGGCCGTGGCGGGCCGGCCGTTCGTGGCCTCGCCGCTGTTGAAGCAGCGCTTCGACCTGGAGTCGGGGCGCTGCCTGGACGACGAGGAGGTGGCGGTCCGGACCTACCCGGTGCGGACCGCCGCGACCTCCTGA
- a CDS encoding sulfite exporter TauE/SafE family protein, translating to MPDISTTMIIVLCVAAAAAGWIDAVVGGGGLLLLPALLLGLPNAHPATVLGTNKAVAIVGTAGAAVTYVRKAPVDVKLAVRIGLAALVGSMGGAALAGGISKDALRPLIMGVLVIVAGVVIFKPGFGTAPSTAPVSRQRVLLAIGLAGLGIGFYDGLIGPGTGTFLVLALTALLHLDLVTASATAKIVNCCTNAGALAMFAYQGMVLWQLAALMAVFNLAGGMIGARMALKKGSGFVRGVLLTVVGALVVKLGLEQWG from the coding sequence GTGCCTGACATATCAACGACCATGATCATCGTCCTGTGCGTGGCCGCGGCGGCGGCCGGCTGGATCGACGCCGTGGTGGGCGGCGGCGGCCTGCTGCTCCTGCCCGCGCTCCTGCTCGGCCTGCCGAACGCCCACCCCGCCACCGTCCTCGGCACCAACAAGGCCGTGGCCATCGTCGGCACGGCGGGCGCGGCGGTCACCTACGTCCGCAAGGCCCCGGTGGACGTGAAGCTCGCCGTCCGCATCGGCCTGGCCGCGCTCGTCGGCTCGATGGGCGGCGCCGCGCTCGCCGGCGGCATCAGCAAGGACGCGCTCCGGCCGCTGATCATGGGCGTGCTCGTGATCGTCGCGGGCGTCGTGATCTTCAAACCCGGCTTCGGCACCGCCCCCTCGACCGCGCCCGTCAGCCGGCAGCGGGTGCTGCTCGCCATCGGGCTCGCCGGCCTCGGCATCGGCTTCTACGACGGCCTCATCGGGCCCGGCACCGGCACCTTCCTGGTGCTCGCGCTCACGGCGCTGCTCCACCTCGACCTGGTCACCGCCTCCGCGACCGCCAAGATCGTCAACTGCTGCACCAACGCGGGGGCGCTCGCGATGTTCGCCTACCAGGGCATGGTGCTGTGGCAGCTGGCCGCGCTCATGGCGGTCTTCAACCTGGCCGGCGGCATGATCGGCGCCCGGATGGCGCTCAAGAAGGGCAGCGGCTTCGTCCGCGGGGTGCTGCTGACGGTGGTGGGCGCGCTGGTGGTCAAGCTCGGCCTCGAGCAGTGGGGATGA
- a CDS encoding ArsR/SmtB family transcription factor → MLRIHFTGVDLARVRMAGRPDALWETILSFHRLRDRRDARLFGEWRTETRSRLNSETRTLGTLIPSRGYFPDFLTPVEGQYGWDVGLDALRGIRPERMRHELQLLAAGAAMTPRLREFTDGGAKHLPRLMGELRAYHRAAVEPYWTHIQAQIEAERAARGRALLDGGADELLASLPPMLRWRAPVLECDYPVDRDVRLRGRGLLLQPSFFCRRTAVTLHDPELAPVLVYPAAAQLASAPAGGEAARPVEEQRQRTLGKLVGHTRSVVLRAIGDGATTSELARRAGVSLASASQHACVMREAGLVTTLRRGNAVLHTVTPLGAALLKGGAVAS, encoded by the coding sequence GTGCTGCGTATCCATTTCACTGGAGTGGACCTGGCACGCGTACGGATGGCAGGGCGTCCCGATGCGTTGTGGGAAACGATTCTCAGCTTTCACCGCTTAAGAGACCGGCGCGATGCCCGGTTGTTCGGTGAATGGCGTACGGAAACCCGGAGCAGGTTGAATAGTGAAACACGCACGCTCGGTACGCTCATACCGAGCCGTGGTTATTTTCCCGATTTCTTGACCCCTGTGGAGGGGCAGTACGGGTGGGACGTGGGCCTCGACGCGCTGCGCGGGATCCGTCCCGAGCGCATGCGGCACGAGCTGCAGCTGCTGGCTGCCGGTGCGGCGATGACGCCGCGCCTACGGGAGTTCACGGACGGCGGAGCCAAGCACCTGCCGAGGCTGATGGGCGAGCTGCGCGCCTACCACCGGGCGGCCGTGGAGCCCTACTGGACGCACATCCAGGCCCAGATCGAGGCCGAGCGGGCCGCGCGCGGACGGGCCCTGCTGGACGGGGGCGCGGACGAACTGCTGGCCTCCCTGCCGCCGATGCTGCGCTGGCGGGCGCCGGTGCTGGAGTGCGACTACCCGGTGGACCGGGACGTACGGCTGCGGGGGCGCGGGCTGCTGCTCCAGCCGTCGTTCTTCTGCCGGCGCACCGCGGTGACGCTGCACGATCCGGAGCTGGCGCCGGTGCTGGTCTATCCGGCGGCGGCGCAGTTGGCCTCGGCGCCGGCGGGGGGTGAGGCGGCGCGGCCCGTGGAGGAGCAGCGCCAGCGCACCCTGGGCAAGCTGGTGGGGCACACCCGGTCGGTGGTGCTGCGGGCCATAGGGGACGGGGCGACCACCAGTGAACTGGCCCGCCGGGCCGGGGTCTCGCTGGCCTCGGCGAGTCAGCACGCGTGTGTGATGCGGGAGGCGGGGCTGGTCACCACGCTGCGGCGGGGGAACGCGGTGCTGCACACGGTGACGCCGCTGGGCGCTGCGCTGCTCAAGGGTGGGGCCGTCGCCTCGTGA
- a CDS encoding VOC family protein: MSATMIFVNLPVKDLEASKTFWGKLGYTFNAQFTDENCASMVISDTIVAMLLTEDRYKDFTHKEIADATKTSEVLLCLSAPSRTAVDELVDGALAAGATEPRPAQDHGVMYGRAFDDLDGHTWEIMWMDPSMVQG, translated from the coding sequence ATGTCCGCCACCATGATCTTCGTCAACCTGCCGGTCAAGGACCTGGAGGCCAGCAAGACCTTCTGGGGCAAGCTGGGCTACACCTTCAACGCCCAGTTCACCGACGAGAACTGCGCCTCGATGGTCATCAGCGACACCATCGTCGCGATGCTCCTGACCGAGGACCGGTACAAGGACTTCACCCACAAGGAGATCGCGGACGCGACGAAGACCTCCGAGGTGCTGCTCTGTCTGAGCGCCCCCAGCCGCACCGCCGTCGACGAGCTGGTGGACGGGGCCCTGGCGGCCGGCGCCACCGAACCCCGCCCCGCCCAGGACCACGGCGTCATGTACGGCCGCGCCTTCGACGACCTCGACGGCCACACCTGGGAGATCATGTGGATGGACCCGTCCATGGTCCAGGGCTGA
- a CDS encoding gamma-glutamylcyclotransferase family protein codes for MTSVERPQDPTAPLPFFVYGTLRPGEVNHDLFLRGRTASEEPATLPDAVLYDGPGYPYAVHRPGSAVVGELITAAPGAYGELLAALDLLEEYGGPGRPGNVYDRTARRALRPDGTPVRAWVYLAAPLLARDLRESGSEIPGGDWFRRRGASAT; via the coding sequence GTGACATCGGTCGAACGGCCACAAGACCCGACCGCCCCGCTCCCCTTCTTCGTCTACGGGACCCTGCGCCCCGGCGAGGTCAACCACGACCTGTTCCTGCGCGGCCGCACGGCCTCGGAGGAGCCCGCCACCCTCCCGGACGCGGTGCTCTACGACGGCCCCGGATACCCGTACGCGGTCCACCGGCCCGGCTCGGCCGTCGTCGGCGAGCTGATCACGGCGGCGCCGGGCGCGTACGGGGAACTGCTGGCCGCGCTGGACCTGCTGGAGGAGTACGGGGGCCCGGGCCGCCCGGGGAACGTCTACGACCGGACGGCCCGCCGGGCCCTGCGTCCCGACGGCACCCCGGTCCGGGCCTGGGTCTATCTGGCGGCCCCGCTGCTCGCCCGCGACCTGCGGGAATCGGGGAGCGAGATACCGGGCGGCGACTGGTTCAGGCGCCGGGGCGCGTCCGCGACGTAG
- a CDS encoding ferredoxin reductase family protein, which produces MRDAAVRVRGGMLGGAGVVTLLWAAQVRPSARPDALFATAAHLTGLLAGYGVLVLLFLMARVPAVEHGVGADRLARWHAFGGRYVLLLCFGHGLFALLGYAVHEGVDVVSAVRELLGYPALAAAAAGTVLLAAVGVTSARAVRRRVSHETWRGVHLLVHLAAALAFGHQLAGPDLAAAAWFWALAHTVVAVLLVWYRAVVPVRQALRHALRVADVRVEGPGVVSVVMYGEHLAELRAEPGQFLRWRFLQRRLWHTALPFSLSAPVRGNALRITVKGLGGHSRRIRRLRPGTRVLATGPFGALTAARRTRPKVLLIAGGVGITPMRALFETLPGGPGDITLLYRAGAEEHLVLRSELETIAAERQAGLHYLLGPSGAAYDPLAPQALAALVPDLTEHDVYLCGPPGMAEATRAALLRAGVPAGRIHSECFSF; this is translated from the coding sequence ATGCGAGATGCGGCGGTGCGGGTCAGGGGCGGGATGCTGGGCGGAGCGGGGGTGGTGACCCTGCTCTGGGCGGCGCAGGTGCGACCCTCGGCCCGGCCCGACGCGCTGTTCGCCACCGCCGCGCACCTGACCGGTCTGCTCGCCGGCTACGGGGTGCTCGTGCTGCTGTTCCTGATGGCCCGGGTGCCCGCCGTCGAGCACGGGGTCGGCGCCGACCGGCTCGCCCGCTGGCACGCCTTCGGCGGCCGGTACGTGCTCCTCCTCTGCTTCGGGCACGGGCTCTTCGCCCTGCTCGGATACGCCGTGCACGAGGGCGTCGACGTGGTCTCCGCCGTCCGGGAGCTGCTCGGCTACCCCGCGCTCGCCGCCGCCGCGGCCGGGACCGTCCTCCTGGCCGCGGTCGGTGTGACCTCCGCCCGTGCGGTACGCCGCCGGGTGTCGCACGAAACCTGGCGCGGGGTGCACCTGCTGGTCCACCTCGCCGCCGCACTCGCCTTCGGCCACCAGCTCGCCGGGCCCGATCTCGCCGCGGCCGCCTGGTTCTGGGCGCTCGCGCACACCGTCGTCGCCGTGCTGCTGGTCTGGTACCGCGCGGTGGTCCCCGTGCGGCAGGCCCTGCGGCACGCGCTGCGGGTCGCGGACGTCCGGGTGGAGGGGCCCGGGGTGGTCTCGGTCGTCATGTACGGGGAGCACCTCGCGGAACTGCGCGCGGAGCCGGGCCAGTTCCTGCGCTGGCGGTTCCTCCAGCGGCGGCTGTGGCACACCGCCCTGCCGTTCTCGCTGTCCGCGCCGGTCCGCGGGAACGCCCTGCGGATCACCGTCAAGGGGCTCGGCGGCCACTCCCGCCGGATCCGGCGGCTGCGCCCCGGCACGCGGGTCCTCGCCACCGGGCCGTTCGGCGCGCTCACCGCCGCCCGGCGGACCCGGCCCAAGGTGCTGCTGATCGCGGGCGGGGTCGGGATCACCCCCATGCGGGCGCTGTTCGAGACGCTGCCCGGCGGTCCCGGGGACATCACCCTGCTCTACCGCGCCGGGGCAGAGGAGCACCTCGTCCTGCGCAGCGAACTGGAGACCATCGCCGCCGAGCGGCAGGCCGGGCTGCACTACCTGCTGGGGCCCTCGGGTGCGGCATACGATCCGCTGGCTCCGCAGGCGCTGGCCGCGCTGGTGCCGGACCTGACCGAGCACGACGTGTACCTGTGCGGGCCGCCGGGGATGGCCGAGGCGACCCGGGCGGCGCTGCTGCGGGCCGGGGTGCCGGCCGGACGCATCCATTCCGAGTGCTTCAGCTTCTGA
- a CDS encoding alkaline phosphatase PhoX codes for MERRTFLRGAVIGSSAAAFGGTLMHGAAYAAPAQPGAGPYGALGAADANGIMLPSGFSSRVIARSGQTVSGTSYTWHNAPDGGACFADGSGWIYVSNSEINPSGGASAVKFNSSGTVTGAYRILSNTRQNCAGGKTPWSTWLSCEEVDRGFVYETDPYGVNASVQRPALGRFKHEAAAADPVRQVIYLTEDETSGCFYRFIPTTWGNLSSGTLQVLKAGTAASGSFTWANVPDPDGSPTATRSQVSGSKKFNGGEGCHYANDTVWFTTKGDNRVWQLNLTNNTYELAYDDSLVPGGAAPLTGVDNVTGSSFGDLYVAEDGGTMEICVITPDDVVAPFLRITGQSSSEIAGPAFSPAGNRLYFSSQRGTTGSSSAGITYEVTGPFRV; via the coding sequence GTGGAACGTCGTACCTTCCTGCGCGGCGCCGTCATCGGCTCGTCGGCCGCCGCCTTCGGCGGCACCTTGATGCACGGAGCCGCTTACGCGGCGCCCGCGCAGCCCGGCGCCGGACCCTACGGGGCGCTCGGCGCGGCGGACGCCAACGGCATCATGCTCCCCAGCGGTTTCAGCAGCCGGGTGATCGCCCGCTCGGGCCAGACCGTCAGCGGCACCTCGTACACCTGGCACAACGCCCCCGACGGCGGCGCGTGTTTCGCCGACGGCTCGGGCTGGATCTACGTGTCCAACTCGGAGATCAACCCCTCCGGCGGGGCGAGCGCGGTGAAGTTCAACTCGTCCGGCACCGTCACCGGCGCCTACCGGATCCTCTCCAACACCCGGCAGAACTGTGCGGGCGGCAAGACCCCGTGGAGCACCTGGCTGTCCTGCGAGGAGGTCGACCGCGGCTTCGTCTACGAGACCGACCCGTACGGCGTGAACGCGTCCGTACAGCGCCCCGCGCTGGGCCGTTTCAAGCACGAGGCGGCCGCCGCCGACCCGGTGCGCCAGGTGATCTACCTGACCGAGGACGAGACGAGCGGCTGCTTCTACCGGTTCATCCCGACCACCTGGGGCAACCTCTCCTCCGGCACCCTCCAGGTCCTCAAGGCCGGCACCGCCGCCTCGGGCTCCTTCACCTGGGCCAACGTCCCCGACCCGGACGGCTCGCCGACCGCGACCCGCAGCCAGGTGTCCGGCTCGAAGAAGTTCAACGGCGGCGAGGGCTGCCACTACGCCAACGACACGGTCTGGTTCACCACCAAGGGCGACAACCGCGTCTGGCAGCTCAACCTCACGAACAACACGTACGAGCTGGCCTACGACGACTCCCTCGTCCCCGGCGGGGCCGCCCCGCTGACGGGCGTCGACAACGTCACCGGATCCTCCTTCGGCGACCTGTACGTCGCCGAGGACGGCGGCACCATGGAGATCTGCGTGATCACCCCGGACGACGTGGTGGCGCCCTTCCTGCGGATCACCGGCCAGTCCTCCTCGGAGATTGCCGGCCCGGCCTTCTCCCCGGCCGGCAACCGCCTCTACTTCTCCAGCCAGCGCGGCACCACCGGCAGCTCCTCCGCCGGCATCACGTACGAGGTCACGGGCCCGTTCCGCGTCTGA
- a CDS encoding NAD(P)/FAD-dependent oxidoreductase produces the protein MTSNQRVVVIGGGLAGLRLAARLTGAAAVTVLGEEPHAPYNRVLLAEVLAGRYAPEVTALPTPGPALRRGVRAVRIDRTDRTVLCDDGTVAEYDTLVLATGSNAVLPPLRGLFEPEGRDLPDGVHAFRTMDDCLALSAAVRPGVRAVVIGGGLLGVSAARALAARGAVVVLAQQGERLMERQLDADASALLATHLTDLGVEIHTECRVRGLITTGSPAAPLLGLRAEPGRRRGGDTGRVVKGVELADGYRLEADLVVLACGVRPRTGLAKSAGLDVRAGIVVDDHLRTSDPRIHAIGDCAEHAGQVYGLAGAALEQADALAAVLTGTPARYTGTRALTRLTLGGAENGSLDLAAFGETTPRPGDDVVRLADATRGTYRKVVVRDDRLVGGVLLGELSTVGALARTWEGDESPHDLFHLLTDDGGH, from the coding sequence ATGACCTCGAATCAGCGTGTGGTGGTGATCGGCGGCGGCCTCGCGGGCCTGCGACTGGCCGCGCGCCTGACCGGTGCCGCGGCGGTGACCGTCCTCGGCGAGGAGCCGCACGCCCCCTACAACCGGGTGCTGCTCGCGGAGGTCCTCGCCGGCCGCTACGCACCGGAGGTCACCGCCCTCCCGACGCCCGGCCCCGCACTGCGCCGGGGCGTCCGCGCGGTACGGATCGACCGCACCGACCGGACCGTGCTGTGCGACGACGGGACGGTGGCGGAGTACGACACGCTGGTACTGGCCACGGGCTCGAACGCGGTGCTCCCGCCGCTGCGCGGGCTGTTCGAGCCCGAAGGCCGGGACCTCCCGGACGGGGTCCACGCGTTCCGCACGATGGACGACTGCCTGGCCCTCTCGGCGGCCGTACGCCCCGGAGTGCGGGCGGTGGTGATCGGCGGGGGCCTGCTGGGCGTCTCCGCGGCCCGTGCGCTCGCCGCGCGGGGGGCGGTGGTGGTCCTGGCCCAGCAGGGCGAGCGCCTGATGGAACGCCAACTGGACGCCGACGCCTCCGCCCTGCTGGCCACGCACCTGACCGACCTCGGCGTGGAAATCCACACGGAATGCCGGGTCCGCGGCCTGATCACGACGGGTTCACCCGCGGCTCCGCTGCTGGGGCTCCGGGCAGAGCCCGGGAGACGGCGCGGCGGGGACACGGGCAGGGTCGTCAAGGGGGTCGAGCTCGCCGACGGGTACCGGCTGGAGGCCGATCTCGTCGTGCTCGCCTGCGGCGTCCGCCCCCGCACGGGCCTCGCCAAGTCCGCCGGCCTCGACGTCCGCGCCGGCATAGTGGTCGACGACCACCTGCGCACCAGCGACCCCCGCATCCACGCCATCGGCGACTGCGCCGAGCACGCCGGCCAGGTGTACGGCCTGGCGGGCGCCGCCCTGGAGCAGGCCGACGCCCTCGCCGCGGTCCTCACCGGAACCCCCGCGCGCTACACCGGCACGCGCGCCCTCACCCGCCTCACCCTCGGCGGTGCCGAGAACGGCTCCCTGGACCTCGCCGCCTTCGGCGAGACCACCCCCCGCCCCGGAGACGACGTGGTCCGCCTCGCCGACGCCACCCGCGGGACCTACCGGAAGGTCGTCGTCCGAGACGACCGGCTCGTCGGCGGGGTGCTGCTCGGCGAGCTCTCCACCGTGGGCGCCCTCGCCCGCACCTGGGAGGGCGACGAGTCCCCGCACGACCTGTTCCACCTGCTCACCGACGACGGAGGCCACTGA